A region from the Agrobacterium cucumeris genome encodes:
- a CDS encoding GNAT family N-acetyltransferase has protein sequence MQAELLRVDQSRSPEERPRPDRSRSDCPVLLSQRLVLRKPHEEDIDALAHLANNANIATMVSRMPHPYTAKDAADFVRRSKAGEIGKCVYAITRMDNGEFLGCCALEPQEDEKTLEIGYWLGEPYWNRGYMTEAAHALIDMAFRTREIDQIDARCRVTNIASRRVIQKCGFQFQGSGMVGSLALGGMVPVEWYRLDRKTWVSLKSWGDMG, from the coding sequence ATGCAAGCTGAATTGTTAAGGGTCGACCAATCACGGTCACCCGAGGAACGGCCGAGGCCCGATCGGTCGAGGAGCGATTGCCCCGTTTTACTGTCGCAGAGGCTGGTTTTACGCAAGCCTCACGAAGAAGACATCGACGCCCTTGCCCATCTTGCCAACAATGCCAATATCGCGACCATGGTGTCGCGTATGCCGCACCCTTACACGGCCAAAGACGCCGCGGATTTTGTGCGACGCTCCAAAGCTGGCGAGATTGGCAAGTGCGTCTATGCGATTACCCGCATGGACAATGGCGAGTTTCTGGGCTGCTGCGCGCTCGAACCCCAGGAAGACGAAAAGACTCTGGAGATCGGTTACTGGCTAGGCGAACCCTACTGGAACCGCGGCTATATGACGGAAGCGGCGCATGCGCTGATCGACATGGCCTTCCGCACGCGTGAAATCGACCAGATCGATGCCCGTTGCCGGGTCACCAACATCGCGTCGCGCCGCGTCATCCAGAAGTGCGGTTTCCAGTTCCAGGGGTCCGGCATGGTCGGTTCGCTGGCGCTTGGCGGCATGGTGCCGGTCGAATGGTACAGGCTGGACCGCAAGACCTGGGTTTCGCTGAAGAGCTGGGGGGACATGGGATGA
- the rpmA gene encoding 50S ribosomal protein L27, with protein MAHKKAGGSSRNGRDSESKRLGVKKFGGEAVIPGNIILRQRGTQWHPGANVGIGKDHTIFALTAGNVNFRTKANGRVFVSVAPKAEAAE; from the coding sequence ATGGCACACAAAAAAGCTGGCGGTTCCTCGCGTAACGGTCGCGATTCTGAATCCAAGCGCCTTGGCGTAAAGAAGTTCGGCGGCGAAGCCGTCATTCCAGGCAACATTATTCTGCGCCAGCGTGGCACGCAGTGGCATCCGGGCGCCAACGTCGGCATCGGCAAGGACCACACGATTTTTGCGCTGACCGCTGGCAATGTAAACTTCCGCACGAAGGCCAATGGCCGCGTGTTCGTATCCGTGGCTCCGAAAGCGGAAGCCGCAGAATAA
- the rplU gene encoding 50S ribosomal protein L21: MFAVIKTGGKQYRVAADAVLTIEKLEAEAGATVEFTEVLVVGEGADAKFGAPFVKGAIVKAEVVEHNRGKKVIAFKKRRRQNSKRSRGHRQHHTVVRITDIVAA, from the coding sequence ATGTTCGCAGTCATCAAGACCGGCGGTAAGCAGTACCGCGTAGCGGCCGACGCCGTGCTGACCATCGAAAAGCTGGAAGCAGAGGCAGGCGCAACTGTAGAATTCACCGAAGTTCTCGTTGTTGGCGAAGGCGCCGACGCCAAGTTCGGTGCTCCCTTCGTCAAGGGTGCCATCGTCAAGGCTGAAGTTGTCGAGCACAATCGCGGCAAGAAGGTTATCGCCTTCAAGAAGCGTCGTCGTCAGAACTCCAAGCGTTCGCGCGGCCATCGTCAGCATCACACTGTCGTCCGCATCACGGACATCGTTGCTGCCTGA
- a CDS encoding metallopeptidase family protein, with amino-acid sequence MARIDQTDDWRDRHAPTISAFESLAIEAYGHLPEEFRALTKDLIIEIADFPTDEVFEDMALETPFDLLGLFEGRGISERFTMETGEMVNRITLYRRPILDYWAENEETLGDIITHVLIHEIGHHFGLSDDDMERIEESADEAAAER; translated from the coding sequence ATGGCCCGCATAGACCAGACCGACGATTGGCGGGACCGCCATGCGCCGACAATTTCCGCCTTCGAGTCGCTTGCGATCGAGGCATATGGCCACCTGCCAGAAGAATTCCGCGCCTTAACGAAGGATCTCATCATCGAGATCGCGGATTTCCCGACCGATGAAGTATTCGAGGACATGGCGCTCGAAACGCCCTTTGATCTCCTCGGACTATTCGAGGGTCGCGGCATCTCCGAACGTTTCACCATGGAAACGGGCGAGATGGTGAACCGCATCACGCTCTACCGCCGCCCCATTCTCGACTACTGGGCCGAGAACGAGGAAACGCTGGGCGATATCATCACCCATGTCCTCATCCATGAAATCGGCCATCATTTCGGCCTGTCGGATGATGACATGGAGCGGATAGAAGAAAGCGCCGATGAGGCCGCTGCGGAGCGATAG
- a CDS encoding DUF1737 domain-containing protein, translating into MKVYRFITGPDDSKFCHRVTEALNKGWELAGSPSYAFNAASGVMHCGQAVTKVVEGKEYHPDMKLGEQ; encoded by the coding sequence GTGAAGGTCTATCGTTTCATAACCGGCCCCGATGACTCAAAATTCTGTCACCGGGTCACGGAAGCGTTGAACAAGGGATGGGAACTTGCGGGTTCGCCGAGCTATGCCTTCAACGCCGCAAGCGGTGTCATGCATTGCGGCCAGGCCGTGACCAAGGTGGTCGAGGGCAAGGAATATCATCCGGACATGAAGCTCGGCGAGCAATAA
- a CDS encoding HpcH/HpaI aldolase/citrate lyase family protein, with product MVNFSENILVRPRRSLLSVPAINVRALEKIRDLDCDGVILDLEDSVAPDMKGKARENLQKLFSDAPFAGREAIIRINPLSTPDGKADLEFVLSCRPDAVLLPKVEQPANIHEVADLLAEADAPQAMKIWAMIETPLGVLNAASIADAAHTPDARLAAFVIGLNDLRKETRVPALPGRSYLVPWMMQVVLAARAYGLDIIDSVSNDFRDVAAFQVECEQGRAMGFDGKMLIHPAQIEPANRQFGPDEATIAEAREIIAAFAKPESMELNVINMNGRMIERLHVVEAERLVTMADIIAQRKAEKT from the coding sequence ATGGTCAATTTTTCTGAAAATATTCTTGTGAGACCGCGTCGCTCGTTGCTGTCGGTTCCGGCCATCAATGTCAGGGCACTCGAAAAAATCCGCGATCTCGATTGCGACGGCGTGATCCTCGATCTTGAGGATTCCGTCGCGCCCGACATGAAGGGCAAGGCGCGGGAAAATCTCCAAAAGCTGTTTTCAGACGCACCCTTTGCCGGGCGCGAGGCGATTATCCGCATCAATCCGCTCTCCACTCCGGACGGGAAGGCGGATTTGGAGTTCGTTCTTTCCTGCCGGCCGGATGCGGTTCTTCTGCCGAAGGTGGAGCAGCCCGCTAATATTCATGAAGTGGCCGACCTTCTGGCGGAGGCGGATGCGCCGCAGGCCATGAAGATCTGGGCGATGATCGAAACGCCGCTCGGTGTCCTCAACGCTGCGTCGATTGCCGATGCCGCTCACACGCCGGATGCGCGGCTTGCCGCTTTCGTCATCGGTCTTAACGATCTGCGCAAGGAAACCCGTGTTCCGGCCTTGCCCGGTCGCTCCTATCTTGTGCCATGGATGATGCAGGTGGTGCTTGCCGCCCGGGCTTATGGCCTCGATATCATTGACAGCGTCTCCAATGATTTCCGCGATGTCGCGGCTTTTCAGGTTGAATGCGAACAGGGGCGAGCGATGGGCTTTGACGGCAAGATGCTGATCCATCCCGCCCAGATCGAACCCGCCAACCGGCAATTCGGCCCGGATGAGGCGACGATTGCGGAAGCTCGCGAGATTATTGCCGCTTTCGCAAAACCGGAATCTATGGAATTGAACGTCATCAACATGAACGGGCGGATGATCGAACGGCTGCATGTGGTTGAGGCTGAAAGGCTGGTCACCATGGCCGATATCATCGCCCAAAGAAAGGCAGAAAAGACGTGA
- the leuD gene encoding 3-isopropylmalate dehydratase small subunit: MEKFTKLTGVAAPMPVVNIDTDMIIPKDYLKTIKRTGLGKGLFAESRYLEDGSPNPDFVLNKPAYQNAQILVAGDNFGCGSSREHAPWALLDFGIRCVISTSFADIFYNNCFKNGILPVVVSPENLEKLLDDASRGSNAVLSIDLECQEISGPDGGTITFEIDEFKRHCMLNGLDDIGLTMEHSGAIDTFEKANASVRPWA; the protein is encoded by the coding sequence ATGGAAAAATTCACCAAGCTGACGGGCGTCGCCGCGCCCATGCCGGTGGTCAATATCGACACCGATATGATCATTCCGAAAGACTATCTGAAGACCATCAAACGCACCGGTCTTGGCAAGGGCCTCTTCGCCGAGTCGCGTTACCTTGAGGATGGCTCGCCCAACCCGGATTTCGTGCTGAACAAGCCCGCTTACCAGAACGCCCAGATTCTTGTCGCCGGCGACAATTTCGGCTGCGGCTCCTCGCGCGAGCATGCGCCATGGGCGCTTCTCGATTTCGGCATCCGCTGTGTGATCTCCACAAGCTTTGCCGATATCTTTTACAATAACTGTTTCAAGAACGGCATCCTGCCGGTTGTAGTTAGCCCCGAGAACCTCGAAAAGCTGCTTGATGACGCCTCGCGCGGATCGAATGCCGTTCTGTCCATCGATCTGGAATGCCAGGAAATCAGTGGTCCCGATGGCGGCACCATCACTTTCGAGATCGATGAATTCAAGCGCCACTGCATGCTGAACGGCCTCGATGACATCGGCCTGACCATGGAGCATTCCGGCGCCATCGACACTTTCGAAAAGGCGAACGCCTCGGTCCGCCCTTGGGCCTGA
- the leuB gene encoding 3-isopropylmalate dehydrogenase, protein MTVRSLFLLPGDGIGPEAMTEVRKLIDYMNSAQNAGFTVSEGLVGGSAYDAHGVAISDADMEKALAADAILFGAVGGPKWDGVPYEHRPEAGLLRLRKDLELFANLRPAICYPALAAASSLKPELVEGLDILIVRELTGGVYFGEPKQIIDLGNGQKRGIDTQIYDTFEIERIASVAFELARTRDNRVCSMEKRNVMKSGVLWNQVVTETHAAKYKDVQLEHMLADAGGMQLVRKPKQFDVIVTDNLFGDMLSDVAAMLTGSLGMLPSASLGAPDAKTGKRKAMYEPVHGSAPDIAGKSIANPIAMIASFAMCLRYSFNMVDEATKLEAAIANVLDKGIRTADIMADGCRQVGTSEMGDAVLAEFKALSA, encoded by the coding sequence ATGACAGTCCGTTCGCTTTTCCTGCTGCCCGGTGACGGTATCGGCCCCGAAGCCATGACTGAGGTCCGCAAGCTGATCGATTATATGAACAGCGCGCAAAATGCGGGCTTCACCGTTTCAGAAGGCCTCGTCGGCGGTTCCGCTTACGACGCCCATGGCGTGGCGATTTCCGATGCGGACATGGAAAAGGCGCTTGCCGCCGATGCGATCCTGTTCGGCGCCGTCGGTGGCCCGAAGTGGGATGGCGTTCCCTACGAGCATCGCCCGGAAGCGGGTCTGCTTCGCCTGCGCAAGGACCTCGAACTTTTCGCCAATCTGCGCCCTGCCATCTGCTACCCGGCACTTGCCGCCGCCTCCTCGCTGAAGCCGGAACTGGTCGAAGGCTTGGATATCCTCATTGTTCGCGAACTGACCGGCGGCGTTTATTTCGGCGAACCGAAGCAGATCATCGATCTCGGCAACGGCCAGAAGCGCGGTATCGACACGCAGATCTACGACACTTTCGAGATCGAGCGCATCGCCAGCGTCGCTTTCGAACTGGCCCGCACCCGCGACAACCGCGTCTGCTCGATGGAAAAGCGCAACGTCATGAAATCAGGCGTCTTGTGGAACCAGGTCGTCACCGAAACCCACGCCGCCAAATACAAGGACGTTCAGCTGGAGCATATGCTGGCCGATGCCGGCGGCATGCAGCTGGTGCGCAAACCCAAGCAGTTCGACGTGATCGTTACAGACAACCTCTTCGGAGACATGCTCTCCGACGTTGCCGCCATGCTCACCGGCTCGCTCGGCATGCTGCCTTCCGCCTCGCTTGGCGCACCTGATGCCAAGACCGGCAAACGCAAGGCCATGTATGAGCCGGTGCACGGTTCTGCCCCTGACATCGCCGGCAAGAGCATCGCCAACCCCATCGCCATGATCGCCTCCTTCGCCATGTGCCTGCGCTACTCGTTCAACATGGTTGACGAGGCGACGAAGCTCGAAGCGGCAATCGCCAACGTGCTGGACAAGGGCATCCGCACCGCCGACATCATGGCCGATGGCTGCCGTCAGGTCGGCACCAGTGAAATGGGTGACGCGGTTCTCGCTGAATTCAAGGCGCTTTCGGCGTAA
- a CDS encoding cytochrome-c peroxidase — translation MIKPRFFLSAALAASILLAPFGGGINSMFAHGGEDYATLEKLGAALFDDPNLSMNRTMACSTCHMQAAGFSDARESEKVGRDVSLGDDGISLGDRNAPTATYARFTPPFGKNAAGEYVGGQFWDGRASLLEDQAGGPPLNPLEMGMPDKASVVKRLRENPDYVAAFGTQFGNDVFQSDETAYAAMTKALASFERSDEFSTFDSKYDRFLRGEEKLTDQEELGRVLISSTQFTNCNTCHEIRGAKGLEDGLFTNHKYFNIGVPANMAVRAVNGSKPDAIDLGLAQNPEVAGDPAQRGKFKVPTLRNVAVTGPYMHNGVFRDLRTVVLFYVKYKSKKPSRQINPETGKTWDAPEVPENIAMTELTSAPALDDKRVDAIVAFLKTLTDRRYEHLLPKEDGQMAVPPAQPVPVSVTPKAP, via the coding sequence ATGATAAAGCCCCGATTTTTTCTCTCTGCCGCTCTTGCTGCATCCATTCTGCTGGCTCCCTTCGGTGGGGGGATTAACAGCATGTTCGCTCACGGCGGCGAAGATTATGCGACGCTGGAAAAGCTGGGCGCAGCGCTGTTCGACGATCCCAATCTTTCGATGAACCGGACCATGGCCTGTTCCACCTGCCATATGCAGGCGGCCGGGTTTTCCGATGCACGGGAGAGCGAGAAGGTCGGTCGGGATGTCTCTTTGGGTGACGACGGTATTTCGCTCGGCGACCGCAATGCCCCGACGGCGACCTATGCGAGGTTCACGCCGCCTTTCGGCAAGAATGCGGCGGGTGAGTATGTCGGCGGGCAATTCTGGGATGGCCGGGCCTCGCTGCTGGAAGACCAGGCGGGCGGTCCGCCGCTCAATCCGCTTGAAATGGGCATGCCGGACAAAGCCTCTGTCGTAAAGCGGCTGAGGGAAAATCCTGACTATGTCGCAGCCTTCGGCACGCAATTCGGCAATGATGTCTTCCAGAGCGATGAAACCGCCTATGCCGCGATGACCAAGGCGTTGGCGAGTTTCGAGCGCTCGGACGAATTCTCGACTTTCGATTCCAAATATGACCGCTTCCTGCGCGGCGAGGAAAAGCTGACGGATCAGGAAGAGTTGGGCCGGGTTCTGATTTCCTCGACGCAATTCACCAATTGCAATACCTGCCATGAAATCCGCGGTGCCAAGGGGCTGGAAGACGGCCTGTTCACCAACCACAAATATTTCAATATCGGCGTTCCCGCCAATATGGCGGTCAGGGCCGTGAATGGCTCGAAACCAGATGCGATCGATCTGGGTTTGGCGCAAAATCCTGAAGTGGCCGGCGATCCGGCACAACGCGGCAAGTTCAAGGTGCCGACCCTGCGCAATGTCGCCGTCACCGGTCCTTATATGCACAATGGTGTGTTCAGGGATTTGCGCACGGTGGTGCTGTTTTACGTGAAATATAAAAGCAAGAAGCCCAGCCGTCAGATCAATCCGGAAACCGGCAAGACCTGGGATGCGCCTGAGGTGCCTGAGAATATCGCCATGACGGAACTGACATCCGCGCCGGCGCTGGACGACAAGCGGGTGGATGCCATCGTGGCTTTTCTGAAGACGTTGACCGACCGGCGCTACGAGCATCTTCTGCCCAAGGAGGATGGGCAGATGGCGGTGCCGCCTGCCCAACCGGTTCCTGTCAGCGTTACGCCGAAAGCGCCTTGA
- a CDS encoding cobyrinate a,c-diamide synthase, whose translation MTARAIIIGAPRSGSGKTSVTIGLLRAFARRGIKVRGIKTGPDYIDPGFHTFATGTPGLNLDSWAMQPDLLRHLFSQQTEDAELVLIESAMGLFDGIPVAENRTGSAADLARLFGIPVLLVLDVSGQSQTAAAVAHGFAHYDPDVTMAAVVLNRAGSERHRTLCTEAIEKIGLPVAGCVLRDPSLILPERHLGLVQASEHPEIDAHIERLADAMEKSIDLDALLSLAAPVNVPSGSVDAAIVPPGQRIALAEDAAFTFLYPHLRKHWHAAGAEIVPFSPLADEAPDESCDVCWLPGGYPELFAGKLADAAGFKAGIARFAATRPVHGECGGYMVLGEALEDAEGVTNAMTGLLSHATSFATRKMNLGYRQATIAASGPLGVAGDVLRGHEFHYARVTDPGRDEPFAQIADGQGRPLGPSGGRRGLVSGTFFHAIARGG comes from the coding sequence ATGACGGCGCGGGCGATCATCATCGGTGCACCCCGTTCGGGGTCGGGCAAGACCAGCGTCACCATCGGTCTTCTCAGGGCATTTGCCCGGCGGGGCATTAAGGTGCGGGGCATCAAGACGGGACCGGATTATATTGACCCCGGTTTCCACACCTTCGCCACCGGCACGCCCGGTCTCAATCTGGATAGCTGGGCCATGCAGCCGGATTTGCTGCGGCATCTGTTTTCACAGCAGACCGAGGATGCGGAACTCGTTCTGATCGAAAGCGCCATGGGCCTGTTCGACGGTATTCCGGTGGCGGAAAACCGCACCGGTTCGGCGGCGGATCTGGCGCGGCTGTTCGGCATTCCCGTGCTGCTGGTATTGGATGTGTCGGGCCAGTCGCAAACGGCTGCCGCTGTCGCCCATGGTTTTGCCCATTACGACCCTGACGTCACCATGGCGGCAGTTGTGCTGAACCGGGCCGGCAGTGAAAGACACCGGACACTCTGCACAGAAGCCATCGAAAAAATTGGCCTGCCCGTTGCCGGCTGTGTCCTGCGCGATCCTTCGCTTATCCTGCCTGAGCGGCATCTGGGGCTGGTGCAGGCCAGCGAACACCCGGAAATCGATGCGCATATAGAACGGCTGGCGGATGCGATGGAAAAATCCATCGATCTCGACGCCTTGCTTTCACTTGCCGCGCCGGTGAATGTGCCTTCCGGTTCGGTGGACGCAGCGATTGTGCCGCCCGGCCAGCGTATCGCACTGGCTGAGGATGCGGCTTTCACCTTCCTTTATCCGCATCTCAGGAAGCATTGGCATGCGGCCGGGGCCGAGATCGTGCCGTTTTCGCCACTGGCTGATGAGGCGCCTGACGAGAGCTGCGATGTCTGCTGGCTTCCGGGCGGATATCCCGAACTTTTTGCCGGAAAACTTGCCGATGCGGCCGGTTTCAAGGCAGGTATTGCCCGTTTTGCCGCGACAAGGCCTGTTCATGGCGAGTGCGGCGGTTACATGGTGCTCGGCGAGGCGCTGGAAGATGCCGAGGGGGTGACCAATGCCATGACCGGGCTTCTGTCACATGCGACCAGCTTTGCGACGCGCAAGATGAATCTCGGTTATCGCCAGGCAACGATTGCGGCAAGTGGGCCGCTCGGCGTGGCGGGGGATGTTCTGCGCGGCCATGAGTTTCATTATGCGCGGGTTACCGATCCCGGCCGTGACGAGCCTTTTGCCCAGATCGCCGACGGGCAGGGCCGTCCGCTCGGGCCATCGGGTGGCAGAAGAGGTCTCGTTTCGGGCACTTTCTTCCATGCCATCGCGAGAGGTGGTTGA
- the cobA gene encoding uroporphyrinogen-III C-methyltransferase, which translates to MSIPQILNSIAAKGPVFEAGHVWLAGAGPGDVRYLTLEVALALSQADVIVRDALVSDDVVALGPQAEIVFAGKRGGKPSATQDDITASLIDFAARGKKVLRLKGGDPFIFGRGGEEAEALVRAGIPFRILPGMTSSLAALASARIPATMRGISRAVTLATGHAAGTEEDLDWLALAKTQEPIVVYMGLKNIGSIAALLMQGGRSGATPVAVIMSATTEQERIFIGKLESIADDAKRENFEAPALIVIGEIVSMRERLGVSGS; encoded by the coding sequence ATGTCGATACCGCAGATTTTAAACAGCATTGCCGCAAAAGGTCCGGTCTTTGAGGCCGGTCACGTCTGGCTCGCGGGCGCAGGGCCTGGCGACGTGCGGTATCTGACGCTGGAAGTGGCGCTGGCGCTTTCGCAAGCCGATGTCATCGTGCGTGATGCGCTGGTCAGCGATGATGTCGTCGCTCTTGGACCTCAGGCCGAAATCGTTTTCGCCGGCAAGCGCGGCGGAAAGCCCTCGGCGACGCAGGACGACATTACCGCGTCGCTGATCGATTTCGCCGCCCGAGGCAAAAAGGTGCTGCGGCTGAAGGGTGGCGATCCCTTCATCTTTGGACGCGGTGGCGAAGAGGCGGAGGCGCTTGTCCGCGCCGGTATTCCATTCCGCATATTGCCGGGCATGACCTCTTCGCTTGCGGCTCTTGCTTCTGCGCGTATTCCGGCCACCATGCGCGGCATCAGCCGCGCCGTGACCCTTGCCACCGGCCATGCGGCGGGCACTGAAGAAGATCTTGACTGGCTGGCGCTGGCGAAAACACAGGAACCCATCGTCGTTTACATGGGGCTGAAGAATATCGGCTCGATTGCTGCACTTCTGATGCAGGGCGGCCGTTCAGGCGCTACGCCGGTTGCGGTCATCATGTCGGCGACGACTGAGCAGGAGCGAATTTTCATCGGCAAGCTGGAAAGCATAGCTGACGATGCAAAGCGGGAAAACTTCGAAGCCCCGGCTCTTATCGTCATCGGAGAGATCGTTTCGATGCGGGAACGGCTTGGAGTTTCAGGATCATGA
- a CDS encoding cobalt-precorrin-5B (C(1))-methyltransferase — METDGKTLRRGWTTGTCAAAATKAACAALLTGEFPYPVEVELPSGARPAFSLATEEKGENFARAGVVKDAGDDPDVTHGALIESTVRRGEPGSGITFKAGKGVGTVTRPGLPLPPGEPAINPIPRKMIETAIREVAGTDADFEVEISVRDGERLAEKTLNGRLGILGGISILGTTGVVIPFSCSAWIHSIWRGIDVARATGCTHVLGATGNTSEKAGQALYGLPETALIDMGDFIGGMLKYLRSHPVERVTIAGGVAKMTKLAQGMLDVHSKKGLADLEALAALATEAGGDDKLAIAIRQANMVAHAFQLAEGAGIDLGATVAEKAWVTAAAALNTPAIALDIVVFDRQGALKGRTASTPSHQPAASPFGERNRRT, encoded by the coding sequence ATGGAAACGGATGGAAAGACCCTTCGCCGCGGCTGGACCACGGGCACCTGCGCGGCAGCCGCCACGAAGGCGGCCTGCGCCGCCCTTCTGACCGGCGAATTTCCTTACCCTGTCGAGGTCGAACTTCCAAGCGGCGCACGGCCGGCATTTTCCCTCGCGACAGAGGAAAAAGGTGAAAACTTCGCCCGGGCCGGCGTCGTCAAGGATGCCGGAGACGATCCCGACGTCACCCATGGCGCCCTGATTGAAAGCACGGTCAGACGGGGAGAACCCGGAAGCGGCATCACCTTCAAGGCCGGCAAGGGCGTCGGCACCGTTACCCGGCCGGGCCTGCCGCTGCCGCCGGGAGAACCCGCCATCAACCCGATACCGCGCAAGATGATCGAGACGGCCATTCGCGAAGTGGCGGGAACGGATGCCGATTTCGAAGTCGAAATTTCCGTTCGCGACGGCGAAAGACTGGCGGAAAAGACCCTGAATGGCAGGCTCGGCATTCTCGGCGGCATTTCCATTCTCGGCACCACCGGCGTCGTCATTCCCTTTTCCTGCTCGGCCTGGATCCACTCCATCTGGCGCGGCATCGATGTGGCGCGGGCAACCGGCTGCACCCACGTGCTCGGCGCGACCGGCAACACCTCCGAAAAGGCCGGGCAGGCGCTGTATGGCCTGCCTGAAACGGCGCTGATCGACATGGGCGATTTTATCGGCGGCATGCTGAAATATCTGCGCAGCCACCCGGTCGAGCGGGTGACGATTGCCGGCGGCGTTGCCAAGATGACCAAGCTCGCCCAGGGCATGCTCGACGTGCATTCCAAGAAAGGCCTTGCCGACCTTGAAGCACTGGCGGCTTTGGCCACGGAGGCGGGAGGGGATGACAAACTCGCCATTGCCATCCGTCAGGCCAATATGGTCGCGCACGCCTTTCAACTGGCCGAAGGCGCGGGGATAGACCTCGGGGCGACCGTTGCGGAAAAAGCCTGGGTAACCGCGGCGGCGGCGCTGAACACGCCCGCCATCGCGCTCGATATTGTGGTTTTCGATCGTCAGGGCGCGCTCAAGGGGCGCACCGCCTCCACACCGTCGCATCAGCCCGCCGCATCTCCTTTCGGAGAACGGAACCGGCGGACATAG
- the cobM gene encoding precorrin-4 C(11)-methyltransferase: protein MTVHFIGAGPGAADLITVRGRDLIAACPVCLYAGSLVPKALIDYCPPGARIVDTAALSLDEIEAEFVAAAEAGKDVARLHSGDLSVWSAMGEQIRRLERLGLDYTVTPGVPSFAAAAATLQRELTVPEVAQSLVLTRISGRASKMPDGETLKAFGATGTTLAIHLAIHAIGKVVEELTPLYGSDCPVAIVVRASWPDERVIRGTLFDIEGRLAAEPVERTALIFVGRGLASTDFRESALYSTDYVRRFRSPKGDAAG from the coding sequence ATGACGGTTCATTTCATCGGCGCCGGTCCGGGTGCTGCAGATCTCATCACGGTGCGTGGGCGCGATCTGATCGCTGCCTGCCCTGTGTGTCTTTATGCCGGTTCGCTGGTTCCGAAGGCCTTGATCGATTATTGCCCTCCGGGCGCGCGCATCGTCGATACGGCTGCACTTTCGCTTGATGAAATCGAGGCGGAATTTGTTGCCGCGGCAGAGGCAGGCAAGGATGTGGCGCGGCTGCATTCCGGTGATCTTTCCGTCTGGAGCGCCATGGGTGAGCAGATCCGTCGGTTGGAACGGCTGGGACTCGATTATACCGTCACGCCCGGCGTGCCCTCCTTCGCTGCCGCCGCCGCCACCCTGCAGCGGGAGCTGACGGTGCCGGAAGTGGCGCAGAGCCTTGTGCTGACCCGCATTTCCGGCCGTGCATCGAAGATGCCTGACGGTGAGACGCTGAAGGCTTTCGGCGCAACGGGCACGACACTTGCCATCCACCTCGCCATCCATGCCATCGGCAAGGTGGTGGAGGAGCTGACGCCGCTTTACGGGTCCGATTGCCCCGTTGCCATCGTGGTGCGCGCCTCCTGGCCGGATGAGCGGGTCATTCGCGGCACGCTGTTCGATATTGAGGGCAGGCTTGCAGCCGAGCCGGTGGAGCGCACGGCGCTGATCTTTGTCGGGCGCGGGCTTGCCTCGACGGATTTTCGCGAGAGTGCACTTTATAGTACCGACTATGTCCGCCGGTTCCGTTCTCCGAAAGGAGATGCGGCGGGCTGA
- a CDS encoding cobalamin biosynthesis protein, with amino-acid sequence MVTVAGIGCRKGIPSDVIITAIRVAERTSGVKADSLATAPLKAGEAGLAEAAKALSLSLEIVTQERLEAVAAETMTFSQASLDHAGTPSVSEASALAAAGAGARLVAPRLIVGDVTVAIATTGNAPRGNDCAIEYGEEE; translated from the coding sequence ATGGTGACCGTGGCTGGTATAGGCTGCCGCAAGGGTATTCCTTCGGACGTGATCATCACGGCCATACGCGTCGCCGAGCGGACCTCTGGCGTGAAGGCGGATTCTTTGGCGACTGCTCCGCTCAAGGCCGGGGAAGCTGGCCTCGCGGAAGCGGCGAAAGCCCTATCGCTGTCGCTTGAAATCGTAACGCAGGAACGGCTCGAGGCAGTTGCCGCCGAGACGATGACATTTTCACAGGCCAGCCTCGATCACGCCGGAACGCCCAGCGTCAGCGAAGCCTCGGCGCTTGCCGCAGCTGGAGCAGGTGCACGGCTGGTTGCGCCCCGCCTCATCGTCGGTGATGTAACTGTGGCTATCGCAACGACGGGCAACGCGCCACGTGGTAACGACTGCGCCATTGAATACGGAGAAGAAGAATGA